The proteins below come from a single Danaus plexippus chromosome 20, MEX_DaPlex, whole genome shotgun sequence genomic window:
- the LOC116773965 gene encoding putative glutathione-specific gamma-glutamylcyclotransferase 2, translating into MENKEAETDCTESKMSKAVEQKVEEMVRKEPIWIFGYGSLCWNPGFGYQQSVIGYITGFSRRFWQGNTTHRGTDAKPGRVATLVEDKEGITWGKAFLISPDDKAALPYLSTRECKLGGYRVYSVNFHSRSISLPSSSSSTDTKTALLYIAVPENKHWLGSAPLPDIAKQILECHGSSGSNVEYLLRLADFMRMEVPEALDEHLFSLERLVWKFAADMKICLRSLMGDEKKDDVKPEVKAPSFQFASRIPDKKLRCVNM; encoded by the exons atggaaaataaagaAGCAGAAACTGATTGCACCGAATCCAAGATGAGTAAAGCAGTCGAACAAAAGGTTGAAGAAATGGTGAGAAAAGAACCCATCTGGATTTTCGGTTATGGATCTTTGTGCTGGAATCCTGGCTTTGGCTACCAACAGTCAGTTATCGGATATATAACAGGATTTTCTAGAAGATTTTGGCAAGGAAACACTACACATCGCGGCACTGATGCCAAG CCGGGGAGAGTTGCAACTCTTGTTGAAGATAAAGAG GGAATCACGTGGGGAAAAGCCTTCCTAATATCTCCGGATGACAAAGCAGCGCTTCCATATTTATCGACGAGAGAGTGCAAACTCGGCGGTTACAGAGTTTACTCAGTGAACTTCCATTCCAGATCAATAAGTCTACCTTCTAGCTCGTCAAGCACTGATACAAAAACCGCCCTCCTTTACATAGCTGTTCCAGAGAACAAGCATTGGCTGGGTTCGGCTCCCTTACCAGATATCGCCAAACAGATCCTCGAATGCCACGGCTCTTCAGGCTCGAACGTAGAATATCTCCTCAGGTTAGCTGATTTCATGAGAATGGAGGTCCCTGAAGCTTTGGACGAACATCTTTTCTCTTTGGAGAGGTTAGTATGGAAGTTTGCTGCGGATATGAAAATCTGCTTGAGGTCGTTGATGGGTGATGAAAAGAAGGACGACGTAAAACCGGAAGTGAAAGCTCCAAGCTTCCAATTCGCGTCGCGGATACCAGATAAGAAATTACGTTGTGTCAACATGTGA